The Pseudanabaena sp. FACHB-2040 nucleotide sequence TGTTTGCTATTGACCTTCAGCAACGAACTGACGAGATCACCGACGACCAATCCGATCGCTCTGGAAAACGGGTTCGGATGCCTTGTCGCGTTTGAATACCTTGTAGGCGATCGCCAGGAACACGGATACTACAACCAGCATTGATAGCGCCGCGTAGGTTACATGGAATTTGCTGATTGTGAACAGAGCCGGTGCGTTCACGGCGCTTCCAGCCACGTTGAACAGGAGTACGCCGCCGATGTTGTTCGCGAAGTGTGCGCCGATGACGAGTTCGGTGGTTCCGTCAATCAACGAAACCACTGTCCACACCAGACCCGGAACGAGGAAGTAGTTGAAGAACACCGTGAGCCAACCGCCCGCGCTTGCCTCCGGGTTGAGCAGGTGCGATAGGGCGAAGATCGTGGCTGGCACCAGCGCCAGAAACACGCGGCTCGTCCAAACAAGGCTCGCGCCCTGCACAATGTAGCCGCGAAAGAAAAGCTCCTCCGTGGTCGTCTGGATCGCGGTAAAGACTAGCGCCAGCGGGACGAAGAGTGCGAACGTTGCGAGGTCGAAGTTGAAAGAGAAGGTGTTGGGATAGAAGAGGTACTGCCCCAGCCCACCGATCAGGCAGAATGGCACGAACCACGCCACAAATCCGTGACCGACACGCCGCCAACTTATCCGCTCCTGCGCCGTGATCAGCGTTCGGGGGTGGCGACGGTGAACGAGGGTGACGGCGATCAAGATTCCCGCGAGGAAGAACGGAAAAATTGCCGTGACCGCAACGAAGCCCCCCACGGGACCGAATGCGGCATAATCCAGCCGACTGAACGCTGCAAGCCCCTCCTGACCGCCAAACAGGAACGCGATGCGGGGGGTGGCGATGCCGCCGACCACCAGCCCCACAAAGAAAATGACTACTAATCCCAGAACATACCGCCACCCCCGATGCTTACCCCACCGGGCGGCCTCTACGTAAGTCGCATCTTGCACTTCCGTTCCGATTCCCTGCTTTCCTTTAATTGCGTTGATCTTCATCTTTGTCTCCTTGACTCGTGCGTGTATGTAGCGCTTGGACGTTAGCGAATCTGTTTTGGGGTCATTCCCGTAATGCGCTTGAATTGTTGTGTCAGATGGCTTTGGCTGGAGAAGCCGACTTGTAGAGCGATGTCTGCGATCGCAAAATCTGTCTTCTTCAACATTACTTTTGCTCGTTCCACGCGCTGTTTAATCACGTACTGATGGGGCGAAATCCCCATTGCTTGCTTAAACAAACTCGCAAAATAAGTCGAACTAACGTTGATCACTTCTGCAAGTTCAGCCAGTGATAATTCTCGATCGAGATGAATCTGAATATAGTCAAGTACTTGCTGCAATCGGGTGTGCGTTAAGCCTTTGTAATTGGCTTCAACGGTTGGCTTTGTGGTTGTTAGCATGGTTCAAAAATTGGCAAGTTGTTCAACAAAACAGGTAAAAACTAGCGATCGCGCATTCGATCGCTGATTAGCACTAACCAACAAGTCAAATGTGAATTGGGATTAGGGATCGGGGAGCTTATTGACTTGCAGCAATCATGGCTGCCATCAACTCCGTCGTGTTCCAGTGCCCGATATACCGACTTCCATTCATAAACAGGGCTGGGGCAGTCGTTACTCCGCTCTGTATTCCGCCTTCGATGTCTTCATTGATGCGAGCGACATGCACTTGTTTAGACAACTCTTGGAGAAACCGGGGAATATCAAGCCCTAAATTATTGGCGTACTCGACAAGATAACCGTTCTCCAACCTTTTTTGATGGTCAAATAAAGCATCGCTCATCAACCAAAACTTTCCTTGGGCAGCGGCGGCTTCGGCGACCTGGGCTGCCCGTTGAGCCTGGGGATAAATCTGTGTTTGTGGAAAATGACGGAAGATGAAGCATAAATAATCTTCTCCAAAAGCAGCACTAAGTTCTCGTTTGATCGCTTTAATCAGCTTGTAAACGTCCGCACTTCTAGGGTCTTGATAGTCTCCATACATCACCAGCACGACCTTTGCACTCAGCACGCCTTGCATCCAATCTTGGGTTGAAGGGGGTACGAGTAAGGGACCGTGACTACGATCGTCGTTCATTTTTCTACGTTTGAATCAAGCAGCAACACTCTAGACAATTCTGACAGAAAAGCTTTCCTGTCAAAAATTTCCGAGCTATTGTTCTATACAACTCCTAACGATTTCATCCGCCATTGATTGCACCCAGAGTCGTTGCTTGAATGGTGAAAATTGCTTTTGAAATTGCTTGACCGACCAGCTCCTCTATTGCGATCGCCTTAATTCGTGATCGCGCTTCAGGACGTTCTTCAGGTCTGAACACCGCATCGGTCAGGTGAGAGGCTTGCATCAAACTAATCAATGCTGCCATCCGAGAATCCAGTCCAATGCCTTCT carries:
- a CDS encoding DsbA family protein: MNDDRSHGPLLVPPSTQDWMQGVLSAKVVLVMYGDYQDPRSADVYKLIKAIKRELSAAFGEDYLCFIFRHFPQTQIYPQAQRAAQVAEAAAAQGKFWLMSDALFDHQKRLENGYLVEYANNLGLDIPRFLQELSKQVHVARINEDIEGGIQSGVTTAPALFMNGSRYIGHWNTTELMAAMIAASQ
- a CDS encoding CPBP family intramembrane glutamic endopeptidase encodes the protein MKINAIKGKQGIGTEVQDATYVEAARWGKHRGWRYVLGLVVIFFVGLVVGGIATPRIAFLFGGQEGLAAFSRLDYAAFGPVGGFVAVTAIFPFFLAGILIAVTLVHRRHPRTLITAQERISWRRVGHGFVAWFVPFCLIGGLGQYLFYPNTFSFNFDLATFALFVPLALVFTAIQTTTEELFFRGYIVQGASLVWTSRVFLALVPATIFALSHLLNPEASAGGWLTVFFNYFLVPGLVWTVVSLIDGTTELVIGAHFANNIGGVLLFNVAGSAVNAPALFTISKFHVTYAALSMLVVVSVFLAIAYKVFKRDKASEPVFQSDRIGRR
- a CDS encoding AraC family transcriptional regulator, translating into MLTTTKPTVEANYKGLTHTRLQQVLDYIQIHLDRELSLAELAEVINVSSTYFASLFKQAMGISPHQYVIKQRVERAKVMLKKTDFAIADIALQVGFSSQSHLTQQFKRITGMTPKQIR